A single region of the Accipiter gentilis chromosome 6, bAccGen1.1, whole genome shotgun sequence genome encodes:
- the ETV5 gene encoding ETS translocation variant 5 has protein sequence MDGFYDQQVPFMGPGKSCAEEGRGRPGSDRKRKFLETDLAHDSEELFQDLSQLQEAWLAEAQVPDDEQFVPDFQSDNLVLHAPPPAKIKRELHSPSSELSSCSHEQALCAGYGDKCLYNCAYDRKPTTGFKPLTPPATPVSPAHQGSALPPPPAPAVQAAAHGAAPVPHPLQEQRQQTFAMPRPPHPPMHMPKMMSENQYHAEHRFQRQLSEPCHPFPPQPGVPGDSRPVYHRQLSDPLGPTAPHPPQGFKQEYHDPLYEHGGPGLPGPPSHGFQPTMGIKQEPRDYCIDSEVPNCQSSYLRGGVFPSSHDGFSFEKDTRLYFDDTCVVPERLEGKVKQEPTLYREGPPYQRRGSLQLWQFLVTLLDDPANAHFIAWTGRGMEFKLIEPEEVARRWGIQKNRPAMNYDKLSRSLRYYYEKGIMQKVAGERYVYKFVCDPDALFSMAYPDNQRPFLKTEPDCPVPEEETVPLTHFEDSPAYLLEMDPCGSLPYAEGFAY, from the exons ATGGATGGCTTCTACGACCAGCAGGTTCCCTTCATGGGCCCCGGG AAGTCCTGTGCTGAGGAGGGCCGAGGCCGGCCAGGGTCCGataggaaaaggaaatttttgGAGACCGACCTGGCCCACGACTCGGAAG AGCTCTTCCAGGATCTCAGCCAGCTCCAAGAGGCCTGGCTAGCTGAAG ctCAGGTCCCCGATGATGAACAATTTGTCCCAGATTTCCAGTCTGACAATT TGGTCCTGCACGCCCCACCTCCGGCAAAGATCAAGCGGGAGCTGCACAGCCCTTCCTCAGAGCTGTCGTCCTGCAGCCACGAGCAGGCTCTCTGTGCCGGCTACGGGGACAAGTGCCTCTACAACTG TGCCTATGACAGGAAGCCCACCACCGGGTTCAAGCCATTAACGCCGCCCGCCACACCGGTGTCTCCTGCGCACCAGGGATCAGCCCTGCCGCCACCGCCAGCCCcggctgtgcaggcagctgcccatgGGGCGGCCCCGGTCCCACACCCgctgcaggagcagaggcagcagaccTTCGCCATGCCGCGGCCGCCTCACCCACCTATGCACATGCCAAAGATGATGTCTGAAAACCAATACCACGCAGAGCACAG GTTTCAGAGGCAGCTGTCTGAGCCCTGCCACCCCTTCCCACCGCAGCCCGGAGTCCCGGGGGACAGCCGCCCCGTCTACCACCGGCAGCTGTCGGATCCCCTTGGCCCCACTGCCCCACACCCCCCTCAGGGATTCAAGCAGGAGTACCACGACCCGCTCTATGAGCATGGTGGCCCAGGGCTGCCCGGCCCCCCCAGCCATGGCTTCCAGCCCACCATGGGCATCAAGCAGGAGCCCCGGGACTACTGCATCGACTCAG AAGTGCCTAACTGCCAGTCCTCGTACCTGCGGGGGGGCGTCTTCCCCAGCAGCCATGACG gattttcatttgaaaaggacACACGATTGTATTTTGATGACACATGTGTGGTACCGGAGAGGCTGGAGG GTAAAGTGAAGCAGGAGCCCACCCTGTACCGCGAGGGCCCTCCCTACCAGCGGCGCGGGTCCCTGCAGCTCTGGCAGTTCCTGGTCACCCTCCTGGACGACCCCGCCAATGCCCACTTCATTGCCTGGACTGGCCGGGGCATGGAGTTCAAGCTGATCGAGCCCGAGGAG GTAGCACGGCGCTGGGGCATCCAGAAGAACCGGCCGGCCATGAACTACGACAAGCTCAGCCGCTCCCTGCGCTACTACTATGAGAAGGGCATCATGCAGAAG gtGGCTGGCGAGCGGTATGTCTATAAGTTCGTCTGCGACCCTGATGCCCTCTTTTCCATGGCCTACCCTGACAACCAGCGTCCCTTCCTGAAGACGGAGCCCGACTGCCCGGTGCCCGAGGAGGAGACGGTGCCGCTGACGCACTTCGAGGACAGCCCGGCGTACCTCCTGGAGATGGATCCCTGCGGCAGCCTTCCCTATGCGGAGGGCTTCGCTTACTGA